One Ricinus communis isolate WT05 ecotype wild-type chromosome 1, ASM1957865v1, whole genome shotgun sequence DNA window includes the following coding sequences:
- the LOC8272047 gene encoding uncharacterized protein LOC8272047, with product MGRKASRLAEKSQKHESMNPSVDGSEVEPESNNASEKADIQTESPNPTLERVEPSQANSKTYIRKMVLKKAPTAVRRSGRLQNTVLTTENQDIERIFEEITVSESEKEDEPADGELPEHVPPSEEKTVYEKVDYIVQLLEAQKMTMDELTSRATGKSSSGESSGLADVTYKGLYIDSQKKVEALMAENYKLNKLLENALGKIEVYEKGNHISSDVLEKLKDIFLCSSLTRATEAALMSGAIRGPAENGLECRSSKKKRLD from the exons ATGGGCAGGAAAGCTTCGAGGCTCGCAGAGAAGTCACAGAAG CATGAGAGCATGAATCCCTCTGTTGATGGCTCGGAAGTGGAGCCTGAAAGCAATAATGCCTCAGAAAAAGCAGACATACAAACTGAGAGCCCAAATCCTACCTTGGAGAGGGTGGAACCATCACAAGCAAATTCCAAAACATATATTAGGAAGATGGTACTGAAGAAAGCCCCTACTGCAGTTAGGCGATCTGGACGTCTGCAAAACACAGTTTTGACTACAGAGAACCAGGATATTGAGCGTATTTTTGAAGAGATAACTGTTAGCGAAAGTGAGAAAGAAGATGAACCAGCAGATGGAGAACTGCCAGAGCATGTGCCTCCTTCAGAGGAAAAAACCGTTTATGAAAAAGTTGACTATATTGTACAACTTCTGGAGGCACAAAAGATGACTATGGATGAACTGACTTCTAGG GCAACTGGGAAATCATCCTCTGGTGAAAGCTCTGGTCTGGCAGATGTCACATACAAAGGCTTGTATATTGATTCCCAAAAGAAG GTTGAAGCTTTAATGGCGGAAAATTATAAGCTTAACAAGCTGTTGGAAAATGCTCTTGGCAAAATTGAAGTT tatgagaaaggaaatcacATCAGTTCCGATGTGTTGGAGAAGTTGAAAGATATTTTCTTGTGCTCTAGTCTGACTAGAGCCACTGAAGCAGCTCTAATGTCTGGAGCAATACGAGGCCCTGCTGAAAATGGTCTCGAGTGCAGGAGTTCTAAGAAAAAGAGACTCGATtaa